The following proteins come from a genomic window of Proteinivorax hydrogeniformans:
- the pfkA gene encoding 6-phosphofructokinase, with product MKKIAVMTSGGDAPGMNAAVRAVVRKSIYHGLEVYGIHRGFLGLLNGDIKPMNLSSVADIIQRGGTVLRSARCEEFKLKENQKKAAQILKSKEIEGIIVIGGDGSFQGAACLAAQGIKAIGVPGTIDNDIPYTDYTIGFDTAVNTALDAINKTRDTATSHERTFVIEVMGRNCGDIALAAGLAGGAESILVPEIEYDIEQVCKRLNKGAERGKLHSIILVAEGVASGFEVGEQIKKRTGFETRVIVLGHIQRGGMPSSFDRVLASKLAAKAVDLLIEGQSSKMVGIKENKVIYVDILEAIKAPKKFDREMYELAKILSI from the coding sequence ATGAAAAAAATTGCAGTAATGACAAGCGGTGGAGATGCACCAGGAATGAATGCAGCTGTTCGAGCAGTCGTTCGTAAGAGTATTTATCATGGCTTAGAAGTTTACGGCATCCATAGAGGATTTTTAGGGTTGCTAAACGGAGATATTAAGCCAATGAATTTATCTTCTGTAGCAGATATAATACAGCGTGGTGGCACAGTATTAAGATCTGCAAGGTGTGAGGAGTTTAAGTTAAAGGAAAATCAAAAAAAAGCAGCTCAAATTCTAAAGTCAAAAGAAATTGAAGGAATTATAGTAATAGGTGGCGATGGTTCTTTTCAAGGAGCAGCCTGTCTTGCAGCCCAAGGTATAAAGGCTATCGGTGTTCCTGGAACTATAGACAACGATATTCCTTATACTGATTATACTATTGGCTTTGACACTGCGGTAAATACTGCCTTAGATGCCATTAACAAAACCCGAGACACTGCAACATCTCATGAGCGGACTTTTGTTATTGAAGTTATGGGTAGGAACTGTGGAGATATTGCTCTAGCTGCGGGGTTAGCCGGTGGTGCTGAATCCATTTTGGTCCCCGAGATAGAATATGACATTGAGCAGGTGTGCAAAAGACTCAATAAGGGTGCAGAAAGAGGAAAACTTCACAGTATTATTTTGGTGGCGGAAGGTGTAGCCAGTGGATTTGAAGTAGGTGAACAAATTAAAAAAAGAACAGGGTTTGAGACAAGAGTGATAGTTTTAGGCCATATTCAAAGAGGAGGCATGCCATCTTCCTTTGATAGAGTTCTAGCTAGCAAACTTGCAGCTAAAGCGGTAGATTTACTTATAGAGGGCCAGAGTTCAAAAATGGTGGGAATAAAAGAAAATAAAGTTATATACGTAGATATTTTAGAGGCAATAAAAGCACCTAAAAAGTTTGATAGAGAAATGTATGAATTAGCAAAAATCTTATCTATATAA